Genomic window (Osmerus eperlanus chromosome 26, fOsmEpe2.1, whole genome shotgun sequence):
CATATAGACACTAGTCAGCCAAAGGTTTATAGTAAAACAATGGATTACCCTGACCTCTTCACATATTGGTGTATTCAATAGTTTGGATTGGTAAATGGGCTTCAGTGGGTAAATTACTCTGATGTTTTAGAGCACTAGTAGAAATAATTCCAGCTCATTCAATTATCTTTGCCACAGATATGTTGCAATGCTATATAGTGCAAGATACTTATAGTGTATTTAGATCTCAGTGTCATCTGTGAGTTGATTTCTTAAATGGGTTGATCTTATTGAAGGTAGTCCTTCAGCTCCACATCCACCCTGTAGCCAATACCATCTCTAGGTCCAGTGCCGCAAGGGACATAACCAattcacttctcctctcctccacaccgagaaactctccccctccaccttttTAAAGAACTAATTAATATAAAAGAAATATACTCAATAAGCCAAGAGCACCTGTTGTAAATAACAGGTGATTGACGACTACCTTACTCCAGTGGATTTGTCCTGTCACAGTGATGTAGGGTTATTGGCCTTACATCTAACATCATATCATcacatttctgtcagacatcacATGGTCCCTTGTGAAAAAGGTTGTCCATTGACAATCTCCACAACAACGAGCTATTGATTTAGTGCATTGAAaagcccctcctctctccctttaaaGTATATAAAGGTATTGTTGGAATGGACCTGAGACGTTCGATCTCCTTGTCTGGTTGGACGGTCAGTAAATTTTTCTTTGACCATTTCTCTGGTGTCATGAACAAACTTGTGTTATATTGCCTGGGATTCCTGGGTTTGCTACTGCTGCAGGGGGTGTTTGGTGTGGAGGGCAGAAGCATCCTAAGTCCTGGTGAGTATACTGCTGTAGGCTGGTAGGGATTCATTTGGTTAGATTGCTCCAGTGAGTGTTGTCTTCACGTTTCACAGTTTATTGTCATGTGCTGTGAATAGACAATAATTCTTAATCAGTTTAATGGGGAGATGTTTGCATTTTTAATGGATGTAGAAATGATTGCCTCTGTTTGTTTTACTTCTCAATATTTACATTCTCCACATTTTAAGGAAACAATGTTATTCACACAAAAGAAGACACAGATGTCCAGAACAAGATTATTACATTGCTACTTCAAAAGAGCTTACTGCCTGTGGAGAAAAATGATGCTCTTGGTAATTCAATAACTTCTATGAATCTAACAAAAAACAGTACTAAAGAAAATGGGATATATAATAAGGgactttatttttcttctcaggTCTAGACTTGGCCAGTAGAGTAGCAGAGCTAGAGGAGGTAAGGTCATATGTCTGGCAATAAGTGAATATGTACATGACACTTTTCTGTATGTAAAGCTTACACCACAGCCTATTTACTATAAGTATAGAGACAGGAACATAGATGCTCTGACCATCTCTGATTGCAATGTACATTTCCTTCAGCTGGAAGCTCTTAGAGATGATCTGGAGCTGAAGCTCACAGCAAATGCATTGTCCACACCTAAGAAGAGGGCTGAAGGTAAATTTGCTAATAAGCAAgtactgttaaaaattatgccATTAAACAGACAGCAAAACAAGTATTATTTGTGCAAGTATTTGAGCTATTTAGTTAATTTGTCTGTTTAGAAGtcttaaaaaataaatcaaaaaTATATAGTTATcaaatgttgttcaaaatatgaaatgtaatgttgtGCATTACTGTAACTTTTGTATCTTGCTTCGTACATTTGACAAAAAAGTGGTTTTAATGTTTCTCATTACAGCTTGTTTCTGGAAGTACTGTGTGTGACAGACCTACTGTGAAGCAGAACCTCTGCAAAGGTCAAGCTAAGAATTTGGCATAGCCTCATTCATCCACAGTCACCTCAGATGTTTCAATGTTCTCTGTCATTGTTAATGTTAACTCTGTATCACCAAAACATGATAATTTAGGAAATGTCTTAAGAGTTTAGCATGAATTTATGTATTATTTGTAAGAATTGCTTTTTTAAATATACCTCATTATTGCCAtacttttaaattattatttgaGTAACAAAAAGCGTTTTAGTCAAGTATTATTTGGAAATGAATCTTTTTAAAGCTGAATAATTGTCTTTTGTTTACATGTATATAATGTTTTGTTTCCCTCTACTGCTAATCCAGGCAACAGTATTGATGTCTGTTATCGACTGtattgttttttaaattaaagTTGTATTATTTCCTCATTAAATAAAAGCATTGACATGCTTACCTGATTACTAAATGACTATGGGTATATAATTTGTGTAATTATAACAaatgtgtaataaataaataataacattCTAATGTAAAACTCACTTTATAAGTTGATGCCATAGGACACAAAAAAGCAAAGAAGCGATAATTGATAAAACACACTGCAATGTCAAGGAAAATTAGGTCTGCAAAGCCTTACAGCAGAAAAACTGTGACAATGTTTTATCTCACCAAGTTTGGTACCCAGTGGAACTGCTCTGGCTTGTGGTTGGTGTGTACGGCCGTGATAAGACAGAAATAGACTCTTATCCTGTGGATCCTATAATACCAGTAATATAAGGAACAACAGCATCATAGTCAAGTTGACTGCAGTATTGTGGCTCATCTGAAAGGTTGGTACTCTTTGTTATCCATCTTCTGTTATATTACTAAACTATATTACTGCTATGATCTATGTTTGTCTAGCCTGGTCATGTCACTTTTTATTAGGATAAATACTTGATGAGAAATTAATACTATAAGAAATTACATTCATAATTAGAaaatttactttttattttaaGTATGATAGTTTATTCAAGACTATGGAAGTCAGTAGATAATAATCTTTTGAAAAAGTAGAATGGTAGATAGAAGTATCACATACAGTGGTCAATATATCAACAATTGATTGATTTGAAGAAAAATACTTACATTTTCTATTTAACAGGCACAATGTGGCAGGTAATCCTCATCCTTCTGTGCATCAGCATCCTTCCAACCCAGACCATAATCTGCCCCAGCAGTTGCATGTGCAACGAGAAAGGAGCTGTCAAGTGTGTTGGCAACATCACAGATGTGCCTAAGACCATGCCTAACAGCACATACCTTCTCCAACTTAACGACACAAACGTGAGGGTCCTGAATGAGCAAAGCCTCGCCAACCTGCCATTAATGCTGCGCTTCAGCGTTAGCTTCAGCTCCCTGAGCGCTGTCCATCCCAGGGCTTTCTACGTGGCCCCCCAGCTCCTGTCGGTCAAGCTGTCCTTCAACAACCTCACAAGCCTCCCGCCCAGGGTTTTCAgccccctggtctccctggagcAGCTTCATCTAGATGGAAACCATCTGGAATCCATTCCCTCCGTGATGTTTGAAGGTCTAGCCAGACTTATAGAGCTTGAAATGAGTCGGAATGCCATTGTCCATCTGGCACCAGATGTCTTCAGCAGCCTGAGCAGCTTGCGCTTCCTCAATTTGGGGAAGAACTACATACGAGAGCTGCCACCCACCGTCTTCCACTCACTGACGCGACTGCAGTTCCTTATCCTCTATAACAACCAGTTGGAGAGAATAGAGTCTGGAGCCTTTGACGAGCTTGCCAACCTCTTGGAGCTCAAACTCCACCACAACCAGATTGCCAGCCTCCCCTCAGAGGTGTTCTGGGCCCTGGGTAACCTCAGAATGCTTACCCTATCCTCTAACAGGCTTCAGGGTGTCCCAGAGAAGACCTTCTATTACATGCCCAAGCTCACCAAACTCACCCTCTACAGTAATCCTCTACAGTCGCTGCCTGACCAGCTGATGGGACAGATGCCCTTGATAAGTGACCTTTACCTGTATGGCACCAACCTCACTGTTGTCCCCTGGAACCTCTTTGCCAACATGAGTGGTCTGCAAaagctctccctccacctcaatGACAAATTGAGGGAGTTGCCTCAAGACCTGTTTTGTTGTCAGCCGAAGCTCCAGAGACTCTCTCTAAAAGCGAATGACCTTCAGGTCTTAGACGGTGACCTGTTCTTCAATCTCACCAACTTGAACGTCCTACTGCTGAATGACAACAAGCTCCGCTCCATCCCTAAGAACATCTTCAGACGTCTTTCCAATCTGAATAGCATAGAGATCAACAATAACCATCTTAACACCCTTTCAGATGAGGTTTTCTCCTCCAATGTGGGTTTGAGGGCTGTGACTTTGGGTGGGAACCCATGGGACTGTACTTGCAGCATCAGAGATATTGTGGGTTGGATCAGACGCCATGAAGGTGTGGTCAGTGATAGGGAGGGCGTGAAATGTTACAGTCCCCAGCATCTAGAGCTCCGTAAATTGTATTCATTACAAGATGAGGAGTTCTCAGTGTGTGACACCACGCCATCAAGCTATCTACCTACAACCCCTCCCATAGAAATATATGTGTCCCCTTCAAACCCATCTTCAACCCTTTCATCCTCTATCCCCTTTAGAACCACTACTTCGATCATCACAGTATCACCAACAACAGCCTCACAAACGAGCCCAGACATTGTGCTTTTTGAGTCTGACAACCCATTCCAGCTTTTCACCGAAGCTCTCCCACCCCCGCAAGGTGACTCttatttcctctctttccctcctttctaCGACCGTCTGGTGGTCGAGCAGGGGCAAAAGTTTATCCACAACAATCGCATGAAGAGCTGGGTATATATCTGGAGCCTGTCTTCTGATAGTGCCTCAGCTGGTTTAATTATGGCCCTTCACATCCTGTTAGTAGCAGCAGGCGTTACTTTGATCTTGGCAACCATATATGGGATGTATCGCCTCCAACAGTCCATCAATGATTTCTGGGAGGTGGCATCAGGAAACATGTTATCCAACCAGAAGCAAAAGAGGACAGATAGACTGTAATTTCGACATGCGTTTCATTGTCACCAATTCTTATACACTTTTTTGGGGGAAGGCATTTAAGCACAAACtgttgtttacattttacattaaaaaTATTAAGTATATGGGTTTGGCTAACAGACATATTTCAAGCAAAAGAAATGTCACAAGTTAGTTTTCTTATTTGTTATACAGTAGTTATGTATCGATAATCAAAATCATTTACAAGCTGTAATTATTAGTAGCTATTGGTGAGGTCCAGGAAGTCCTCTAAATTGGACAAAATAAAAGAATTATAAACGACAGCATGGTTATGAGCAAAAAAACAATGTCCATAATGGGATGAATTGTTGGGTCTCAGGAGAATATGGTGTGAAATTATTTCAGAGAAAAGGGCACTCAGTGTTGTTTTGTCTACTCTTAGTGGTGTACAGTTTAATCTACAGTAGCAGAAATTGCTTTCCTGTGAGACAAAACTAAACAGCATTCCAAACATTCCCTCACGTGTTGACATCCTTTTGCAGGGTAGATAGCAGTATACATGTAGCCTTGATAGAAAAGCTGAATCTGTTACTTTCTTGTGAACTTTCATGGACCAGTAGGAAGATTGTTCTATCTGAATAAACAGGAAACTAAAGTGTGCTGTGCTGTTTCTCAATGTCTTAGTTTGTCATTGTTTTTCAAACTTTCCTTTTCGGAATTGCATTACAAGAACCAATTATTTTACAAACATCTATTGCACACAAAACCACAATAATTTAAGGACAGAAGGCAAGACTTTACATTAAGATTGCATTACTTACCATATCACTATGTATCAATTCCCATAGTAACAACATAGTGGGTACATAGGATTAAGTGTTAGTAGCTGTAGTGTTAGCAATTCCTTTGTTactacaatgttgttactatACGTATTGCTACAGTGTGTAGTTATATGGTAGTAAATGTAACAGGAATGTAAAGTGTTACCAGACAAGTTTAACTTAACTCGGTATAGTTTgattatattgtatattatattttaaataattttaaACTTTATTAAGAGCTTTGCAAAAACTTTGCCACAACTTTTCAGCAGCCTCAGGTTTGTAGTTCTTTTGATAATaggttcacatttcacatcTCTGCAACAACCCTAACACTTTCTAAATTAAGATCATTTACTTTTTAACTCACATAACTTATCACATAATAACTCACATATTGCTCTCAATGATACAGCACATGGAAACTCTCAACATGCATTGAGCTAAAAAGTAGCATTTCAGGTCTGAAAAAGTGCAAAGTAAAACCTCATTGGTTAATGGCATGAATGTCATGGCAAGTGATTTAATTTAAAACAAACGGCAAACAAAAGAAAACCCAATTAAGTTCATCACCATGGCGACGGGTGATTAAGCCTTTCCGGTACACTGAGCTAACACAACAATGAGTAGCATTcagacaacacacagacacacacaacacacacattgacagccACATTAGAGAGAATCAAGAGTGAGAGTGAGGATATTAAATTTACCCTTGAGTTTTACTTTTAAGTCATATCTGTGCCACTAAACGTTTGGGAAAGTTGGATTCATAACACTTCCAGTAAGCCTACAAGTCTTTGTTATTGAATTCTGTAACTGTCTGGGAACATCTTGTTTTTCATGATTCATGTTCTAATGTTCCAATGCAACTTCCTTACAGTTGGCAAAGGGGTTAATTTCATGACCCTGAACACAATTCGCATTAACATAATGTGGAAAAAAAACTATccagcacatttacatttagtcatttagcagacgctcttatccagagcgacttacagtaagtacaaggacttacaccttcagattactagcccaactccctcaccgctcagccacctgactccacatggTTTACCCATGTCATTGTGTATATGCATATCAGTTGTTCCGTACAAATCTTCCGTACAATGTTTGTATCCTAAAGTAAGGGTCCTGTGCTGCTGGTAGACCCTATAGTTTAGATGTTAactccacccagccacacatCTTGTTTTTGTGAAATCCCAACTCTTTCACTGTTAGATTATCTCCAGAACACACAGGCCTACTGCATCAGAGGAATTACAATGCAAATGTATCTAATCAAGAACACATGAAACTTTTAGGGCCTGGGTTTAAGTGGGGAGAATGTATTTAAACAGGCAGAAATAATACACATTGCCTTAAAAGTTACGATCATAAAGGTTCCAGGGAAAACATTATACAAACCAACATAGCTGACTGAGCAGTCTAACTGTCCTAAAAGTAGCAAATCAATTTACATGTTCCAAAAAGAATGACTGTCCCTCATCTCGTTCTACTGCAAGCATCTGGACTTAATTTTAAAAATCCACCCACTTATTTCACATGGAAAACACTTGACTTCTGATAGCACAGTAAATCTGCATTTCTATACTAACAGTATATACTGAATGATGCTAAGTGATCCATACAAGCTTTACCAAAAACATAAACAGGCACATATCAGCATGTATCCCTCATACTGAGTCTGAGCACGCACTCTtacaaaaacaaattcaacccagATACTGAGCCAACCAAAGGGGTGGGACTTCATGAAAACTgcctgtgagagagacagaataaggGAGGAACACAGTCTGACTAATGGAATCTGCACTAGGCTGTGGAGCTGAACTCCACTAAAGGACTTACATGCATCATGTGCACAGCAGAAAAAAAGATAGATGATGAGGATAGAATGATGAAGAGGTAGACAATGTGAGGAAGTGCGTAGATGGCTGTGGAATGTTTGATTGAAGCACTGGTGAAAGTCTGATTAAAAGGAGGCAAAGCATCATCACGAAAGAGAATAAAATTTACAGAAACATTTGTTTAGTTCAGATCAACTGTCGGGCACAGTATAAGGTAAGCAATTGAACAATGTAAACAATTCTTATCATTAGGAATACGTTATTGTATGATTGTGACTTTTTGGAGTAATTGATTAAGTAGAGATAAGTCATTGATTACAATGCTCTTCATATACAAAGAGTATGTTAAAGGACAGGAACATTTTAGTTGTGTGCCGTTTGTTTTTGTGAAAACACTTTAAGAACCTTTCATACGTTTTTATAAGAACTTTTCAGAAGTGGTCTATGTAACAAGATTATAATTCACAGACTGGGAAAACTGTCTTAAAATGATTAGGaacaacaaaataataatggTTGGGACAGGGATATGTAAATCATCAACCTttcaatacttttttttgttttcttgtcaTTCGGTTATTCTCGCCCAGTGCCAGTTAAATGGCACATTGGGTCCACAAATTGCTGTTTTAAATCAAGGAAATGTGGAAGGAAGGCACTGGAATTGATGGTGCTTTATTATTTTCTAAGGGGTTAGATCGAACTTTGGGTTTTAGCCAGGCCACTCTTGGGCATTCAGAGACTTGAAGCCACCAGCTTGGCTGTGTGCTTTGAGTCATTGTCATGCTGTAAGGTGAATCATCATCTCAGTCTGAGGTTGCAAACATATTTTGGAGCAATTTTGAAGCTCATAAAAAGTAACAATTGGGTTCTTTGGTCACATTCCTGACCAAGGCCCTCTTTGCCCAGTAACTTTGTTTGGCCAGCTCTAGCAAGAGTCTTGGTGTTTTCCGACATCCATTTAACAACAGCAAAGCACACTGTGCTCCTGGAATTATTCACTGCTTTTCTTAATCATATCCAGTCAATCATTTCACCACATCCTCGAATCAAGGATGATTAAGAGAAACACAATGTAGTGGAGATCAATACGGGGTCTGAATTCTTCGCAAAAAAAGCTATTACTGCAGGATGGGGgattgtttttaattttttaatttaatttttaaCATTTTAGATAAAGTCTATAACATTCCATAATTTGGAAAAAATGAAAGAATTAGCTTCAACTTTGCTTTGACATTTAAGATCTGACGATACCAAATAGATTGTTGCCAGCATGCTATATTGTGTCAaacattattttatatatacAATTTTACAATTTAACTTTTTCACTTGCTCATGATTCAACTAATAAAGCTGTTTATTTTATTTCCAGAAAGACAATGGACCCGCCAATCACACTATACTGTTTTATCTTGCTTTCCAGCCTTGGTTTCATCCTGGGAGGATGTCCGGataaatgcttttgcaatgaAAACCAAATAGTCTGCCAGGGCAAATCCATCTTTGATTTCCCCTCTGGTGTGCCTGCTACCACCTCCGCCCTCTATATTTCCAACACCAACATCCCTACCTTAAAACCAGAGGACTTTGCTAGCTTTTCAGAGGCCCTAGGCATCTTTGTAGTAAAAGACTCGAGCATCATGCAGGTCCTGCCTGGCACCTTTGACCGTACCAGTAACCTGGGTGCCTTGGGGTTCACCAGCACCTTTCTATCAGACTTGCCTGAAGCCTTGTTCCAGAATCTTCTGAGGCTGGAGTCTCTGACTCTGAGCAACAACAAGCTTGAGGTGCTTCGCTCCACCTGGTTAGCCTCACTTCCTGCTCTGAAGAAGCTTGATCTCAGTAAGAACCTGCTGACATCCGTTCCTGAGGAGGCTTTCCGTTATCTCACTCAGCTGGAACACCTGACCCTGGCCAGGAATAACATCTCCCAGCTCTCCAAAGAGACATTCAGGGGCTTGACCAGAGTGAAGATTCTCCGTCTCAATCGGAACTCTCTACGACAGGTTCCTGTTGGAGCGTTGGATGACCTGGTGAGCCTGGAGGAACTCTCTCTGCAGGACAACCAGGTGGACCACCTACACGCTGACCTGTTGTCTAAGCTTAAAAACCTGAAGAAGCTTTTCCTCTCCAGCAACCGCCTGACATCCCTACCCCAGGGATTGTTCTTTAACATGCCCAACCTGGCCCAGATCTCCCTCTATGAAAACCAGCTGAGTAGCCTGGTCCCAGGTGTGTTTGGCCCCATGGCTCTTCAGGAACTGTGGCTGTACGACAACAGGCTGATCCGTCTAGAGGACAGCACTTTCATGAACCTTACCCAGCTGCGTTTACTGGTGCTGAGCCGCAACCAGATCAGCTCTGTGTCCCCCCACGCCTTCAGGGGGCTAGAGCAGCTGGGAGAAGTGTCTCTGCACACCAACCTGCTCacaggcctggaggagggcaCATTCCAGGGGATGCACGAGCTGGTAAACATATCGCTGGAGCACAATCAGCTAAACTCCCTTCCAAGCAAGTTCCTGGATGGTCTGAGCCAGATGGGCCAGCTAGACCTTCACAACAACTCCTTCTCCAACCTGCCCCCGGAGACCCTAGACACGCTCACAGCAGCTATGGAGGTGCTACTGGCCCAAAACCCTTGGAGATGTGACCAGGATATCCTGCCGTTGCGCGACTGGCTGAGACAGCACCCAACCAAGGTCAACCacagtgttgtgctgtgtgCCACACCCATCGGCCTAAGTGGTGAGGTTGTTGCTGACCTAAAGGACGAGCAGTTTGGggtcctccacccatccctcacGCCTGACCCCCCAGAGGACAGGTGGGAGATCAGCACCCTGGCTCCTAAGAAGAGCACATTGGCCCCCACTGCCTCAGTTACACCCACCAGGCAACACACCAACaatgggaagggggagggggtgtcccGGGACATCCATATCATTATTATAGCTGTTGTATGCACCGCTGTCATCACAAGCCTCAttatctgctgtgtctgctggaggaggaagaagaaagaaagcca
Coding sequences:
- the uts2d gene encoding urotensin 2 domain containing — encoded protein: MDLRRSISLSGWTVSKFFFDHFSGVMNKLVLYCLGFLGLLLLQGVFGVEGRSILSPGNNVIHTKEDTDVQNKIITLLLQKSLLPVEKNDALGLDLASRVAELEELEALRDDLELKLTANALSTPKKRAEACFWKYCV
- the LOC134013089 gene encoding platelet glycoprotein V translates to MWQVILILLCISILPTQTIICPSSCMCNEKGAVKCVGNITDVPKTMPNSTYLLQLNDTNVRVLNEQSLANLPLMLRFSVSFSSLSAVHPRAFYVAPQLLSVKLSFNNLTSLPPRVFSPLVSLEQLHLDGNHLESIPSVMFEGLARLIELEMSRNAIVHLAPDVFSSLSSLRFLNLGKNYIRELPPTVFHSLTRLQFLILYNNQLERIESGAFDELANLLELKLHHNQIASLPSEVFWALGNLRMLTLSSNRLQGVPEKTFYYMPKLTKLTLYSNPLQSLPDQLMGQMPLISDLYLYGTNLTVVPWNLFANMSGLQKLSLHLNDKLRELPQDLFCCQPKLQRLSLKANDLQVLDGDLFFNLTNLNVLLLNDNKLRSIPKNIFRRLSNLNSIEINNNHLNTLSDEVFSSNVGLRAVTLGGNPWDCTCSIRDIVGWIRRHEGVVSDREGVKCYSPQHLELRKLYSLQDEEFSVCDTTPSSYLPTTPPIEIYVSPSNPSSTLSSSIPFRTTTSIITVSPTTASQTSPDIVLFESDNPFQLFTEALPPPQGDSYFLSFPPFYDRLVVEQGQKFIHNNRMKSWVYIWSLSSDSASAGLIMALHILLVAAGVTLILATIYGMYRLQQSINDFWEVASGNMLSNQKQKRTDRL
- the lrrc15 gene encoding leucine-rich repeat-containing protein 15, giving the protein MDPPITLYCFILLSSLGFILGGCPDKCFCNENQIVCQGKSIFDFPSGVPATTSALYISNTNIPTLKPEDFASFSEALGIFVVKDSSIMQVLPGTFDRTSNLGALGFTSTFLSDLPEALFQNLLRLESLTLSNNKLEVLRSTWLASLPALKKLDLSKNLLTSVPEEAFRYLTQLEHLTLARNNISQLSKETFRGLTRVKILRLNRNSLRQVPVGALDDLVSLEELSLQDNQVDHLHADLLSKLKNLKKLFLSSNRLTSLPQGLFFNMPNLAQISLYENQLSSLVPGVFGPMALQELWLYDNRLIRLEDSTFMNLTQLRLLVLSRNQISSVSPHAFRGLEQLGEVSLHTNLLTGLEEGTFQGMHELVNISLEHNQLNSLPSKFLDGLSQMGQLDLHNNSFSNLPPETLDTLTAAMEVLLAQNPWRCDQDILPLRDWLRQHPTKVNHSVVLCATPIGLSGEVVADLKDEQFGVLHPSLTPDPPEDRWEISTLAPKKSTLAPTASVTPTRQHTNNGKGEGVSRDIHIIIIAVVCTAVITSLIICCVCWRRKKKESHNLGRRSKNSVL